The following are from one region of the Rosistilla carotiformis genome:
- the hpnC gene encoding squalene synthase HpnC, whose amino-acid sequence MPSPASPLENPNAAPPSLAESQAYCRRYARSRRENFVVASCCLPRDLRQDFYNLYTYCRTADDLADEIASPAESLYLLDLWQQQLERCYDGQPTHIAFVALQSTLERFAIPREPFLDLLVAFRRDQDQSRYATQEELADYCRGSANPVGHLILHLAEAFDPSRALLSDSICTGLQLANHWQDVGEDFRRGRVYLPQDRCEAWGVTDAMLSAPTASAELKSLVSEQVEIASRLFDEGRPLLKQVPRWLRLDLELILAGGEAALQAIRDADFDILGKRCKVPLKTRLAWVARTAWLHWSAR is encoded by the coding sequence ATGCCTTCCCCCGCCAGCCCGCTCGAAAATCCGAACGCCGCGCCGCCAAGCCTCGCAGAGAGCCAGGCCTACTGCCGACGGTATGCGCGCTCGCGGCGAGAGAATTTTGTCGTCGCCAGTTGCTGTCTGCCGCGCGATCTCCGCCAGGACTTCTACAACCTCTACACCTACTGTCGCACCGCGGACGATCTCGCCGACGAGATCGCTTCGCCAGCCGAGAGTCTTTACCTGTTGGATCTTTGGCAACAGCAACTCGAGCGCTGTTACGACGGTCAACCGACGCACATCGCTTTTGTGGCGTTGCAGTCGACGCTCGAGCGGTTTGCGATTCCGCGAGAACCTTTTCTGGATCTGTTGGTTGCCTTTCGCCGCGACCAAGACCAATCGCGATACGCGACTCAAGAAGAGCTGGCGGATTACTGCCGCGGTTCGGCTAACCCCGTCGGACATCTGATCCTGCATTTGGCGGAGGCGTTCGATCCGTCGCGGGCGCTACTGTCCGATTCGATCTGCACCGGTCTGCAGCTGGCCAATCATTGGCAGGACGTTGGTGAGGACTTTCGTCGCGGGCGAGTCTATCTGCCGCAAGACCGCTGCGAGGCGTGGGGCGTTACCGATGCGATGCTCTCTGCGCCGACAGCATCTGCGGAATTGAAGTCGCTCGTTTCCGAACAGGTCGAAATCGCAAGCCGCTTGTTTGACGAGGGCCGCCCGTTATTGAAACAGGTGCCTCGCTGGCTGCGGTTGGATTTGGAGTTGATCCTTGCGGGCGGCGAAGCGGCACTGCAAGCGATCCGCGACGCCGATTTTGATATCCTGGGCAAACGGTGCAAAGTGCCGTTGAAGACGCGGCTCGCCTGGGTCGCGCGTACCGCTTGGCTGCATTGGTCTGCCCGATGA
- a CDS encoding phytoene/squalene synthase family protein, whose amino-acid sequence MNNAPASINASYAVAARVARQAASSFYPSFWLLPRAKRQAMCAFYAFARLTDDAADAAGEIAGKRRWLDAWRQTIEATFAGDLIPPASTLHSAGPESRKRSELAMQILPALQHAQKRYAIDPTLLLEIIDGALADQLDRSITTQQELDTYCYQVASTVGLVCLQIWEFHGEATRQAAIDCGKAFQLTNILRDVREDLQRGRCYLPQSDLQRFGVDPQRPTDDQQAAWLELLSYYGDRAESYYQQGWLAWDGIHADGRPMFSMMWHSYHALLKKIRQQPLQVLQRRVRLTWRQKMNIAASHFVPGYPRRLAVVSPRRDQEG is encoded by the coding sequence ATGAACAACGCTCCCGCTTCGATCAACGCCAGCTATGCCGTAGCCGCTCGCGTGGCTCGGCAAGCAGCCAGCAGCTTCTATCCTTCGTTCTGGCTGCTGCCGCGAGCCAAACGACAAGCGATGTGCGCGTTCTACGCTTTTGCTCGACTGACCGACGACGCCGCTGATGCGGCGGGCGAGATCGCTGGAAAACGTCGCTGGCTCGATGCCTGGCGGCAGACGATCGAAGCGACCTTCGCGGGCGATCTGATCCCTCCCGCGTCGACGTTGCATTCCGCCGGACCGGAATCTCGCAAGCGATCCGAACTCGCGATGCAAATCCTGCCCGCGCTGCAACACGCGCAGAAGCGATACGCGATCGACCCGACGCTGCTTCTCGAAATCATCGACGGCGCGCTCGCCGACCAGCTGGATCGCTCGATCACAACGCAACAGGAACTGGACACCTATTGTTACCAAGTCGCATCGACGGTTGGGCTGGTCTGTTTGCAGATTTGGGAGTTTCATGGGGAAGCAACTCGGCAGGCTGCGATCGATTGTGGCAAAGCGTTCCAGTTAACGAACATCTTGCGCGACGTCCGCGAAGACCTGCAGCGTGGGCGATGTTATCTGCCGCAGTCCGATCTGCAGCGGTTTGGCGTCGATCCGCAGCGGCCCACCGACGATCAACAGGCAGCTTGGCTAGAACTGCTGAGTTATTACGGTGACCGCGCCGAGTCGTACTACCAGCAGGGTTGGCTCGCTTGGGATGGCATCCATGCCGACGGGCGACCGATGTTCAGTATGATGTGGCACAGCTATCACGCGTTGTTGAAGAAGATCCGCCAGCAACCGCTGCAGGTTTTGCAGCGACGCGTGCGACTGACCTGGCGGCAGAAAATGAACATCGCCGCTAGCCACTTTGTCCCCGGCTATCCGCGGCGGCTTGCCGTCGTGTCGCCTCGCCGCGATCAAGAGGGTTGA
- the hpnE gene encoding hydroxysqualene dehydroxylase HpnE, which yields METAPPRVAIVGGGLAGMAAALGLSQAGLKVTLIEARSKTGGRAGSFIDPTTGAEIDYCQHVGMGCCTNLLDLLKRTGQLDAWRRYRSLTFIGPAGEVCPFAGSRWLPAPLHLMKAFSGLSYLSQDLRKTIAQGIWKLMRLRPEDQANWPTMQDWLTAAGQSEAAIREFWDVILVSALGEATDRVAVAPARKVLVDGFLSHRDAGDVWVPQLPLSVLFGQRLPDDLTRRGVEIRLSARAVGIESHGGRATGVRLSDGSTIAADYLLIATPWHQLQNVLGDASDAVDDGDAIASIPASPITGIHLWCDRTLTDADHLAFVGRTIQWLFRPTFASDQPGRIYHQIVISGSRDLPPRQQLLDQVVGELRELLPAAREANVVASRIVTDPKSVYSVSLATEKRRPAATTRLPNLWLAGDWTATGWPATMESAVISGYRAADQIADNLGRSSGNERPALAKSWLARLLVR from the coding sequence ATGGAGACGGCACCGCCACGCGTTGCGATCGTCGGAGGAGGATTGGCCGGGATGGCCGCTGCGCTGGGACTGTCGCAGGCCGGATTGAAGGTGACGCTGATCGAAGCTCGCAGCAAAACCGGCGGCCGCGCGGGTTCCTTCATCGATCCGACTACGGGGGCGGAGATCGATTATTGCCAACACGTCGGCATGGGCTGCTGCACGAACCTGTTGGATCTTTTGAAGCGGACGGGCCAGTTGGACGCTTGGCGGCGTTATCGATCACTGACGTTCATCGGTCCGGCGGGAGAAGTCTGTCCGTTTGCGGGCTCGCGTTGGTTGCCCGCTCCGCTGCATCTGATGAAGGCTTTTTCGGGCTTAAGCTACCTGTCGCAAGACCTTCGCAAAACGATCGCTCAGGGAATTTGGAAGTTGATGCGTCTGCGTCCGGAAGACCAAGCGAACTGGCCGACGATGCAGGATTGGTTGACCGCTGCGGGGCAATCCGAAGCGGCGATCCGGGAATTTTGGGACGTGATTTTGGTCAGCGCCCTCGGGGAGGCGACCGATCGCGTCGCTGTCGCTCCGGCGCGGAAGGTCTTGGTTGACGGCTTCCTTTCGCACCGCGATGCTGGCGACGTCTGGGTGCCTCAGTTGCCTCTTTCGGTCTTGTTTGGTCAACGCTTGCCCGACGACTTAACCCGGCGCGGCGTCGAGATCCGATTGTCGGCGCGGGCGGTCGGGATCGAGAGTCACGGCGGACGCGCGACCGGCGTGCGGTTGAGCGATGGCTCGACGATCGCCGCAGATTATCTGCTGATCGCGACGCCGTGGCATCAATTGCAAAACGTTTTAGGTGATGCCAGCGATGCGGTCGACGATGGCGACGCGATCGCATCGATCCCCGCCTCGCCGATCACGGGGATCCATTTGTGGTGCGACCGGACGCTGACCGATGCGGATCACTTAGCCTTTGTCGGCCGCACGATCCAGTGGTTGTTTCGTCCCACGTTTGCAAGCGATCAACCGGGTAGGATCTATCATCAAATCGTGATCAGTGGATCGCGCGACTTGCCGCCGCGGCAACAACTGTTGGACCAAGTCGTCGGCGAACTTCGCGAATTGCTGCCCGCAGCCCGCGAGGCAAACGTTGTCGCTTCGCGGATCGTGACCGATCCCAAATCGGTCTACTCGGTTTCGCTGGCGACTGAAAAACGTCGGCCCGCCGCGACAACACGGTTACCCAACCTGTGGCTTGCTGGCGACTGGACCGCCACCGGTTGGCCCGCGACGATGGAATCGGCCGTGATCAGCGGCTATCGCGCGGCCGACCAGATCGCCGACAACTTGGGGCGGTCGAGCGGGAATGAGCGGCCGGCGTTGGCGAAATCGTGGCTCGCCCGGTTGTTGGTTCGTTAG
- a CDS encoding sodium-translocating pyrophosphatase, which yields MNAGIVWLVCFASAIAALVWARRFYKAMMEADEGTDLMREIAESVRQGADAYLKQQYRWVTIVFIVVAALLSVAAYGFGLQSGFVPIAFVTGGFFSGLCGWFGMKTATQASSRTAAAARHSLDQGLQIAFRSGAVMGLTVVGMGLIYITVWFAILYWICPMLGHPLSLQQISIAMLSFGMGASAQALFARVGGGIFTKAADVGADLVGKVESDMREDSPQNPATIADNVGDNVGDVAGMGADLYESYCGSILAASALGVAAMSNPALMPEGVSVESAQLDAMLLPMAISGVGILLSIAGIYRVRTGENTSQTQLLHALARGINFSAALVVVAAVLVSLWLMPRIPGTMLWGVLPGVAVSIIVGLGAGWLIGKWTEYATSDEQQPTRKLAEQAETGPATLIICGIADGMMSVWVPVIIVCAATLAAYGFACGGHFNNFQYFPLGLYGVGIAAVGMLSTLGITLATDAYGPIADNAGGNAEMAGLEETVRQRTDALDSLGNTTAATGKGFAIGSAALTALALLAAYVEGVRDGFDRWATAEVVQIDEDGLYKIAPSFALEKAGDEITPLLLMPTTSLDPTSLDGWNAIDTSAGPARIDAAVVSQIENGAPLLASTQENLISTRTATIRDFMRYYDGSLMNPRVLVGMFMGAMATFLFCAMTMKAVGRAAQGMVLEVRRQLKENPGIKTGEVKPDYQRPVEISTKAAQREMVLPSLIGLLLPIAIGLVLGVAGVIGLLAGCLTSGFCLAIFMSNAGGSWDNAKKYIESGAHGGKGSEAHKAAVVGDTVGDPFKDTSGPSLNILIKLMSMVSVVVAGLVVRFSLVAMGIL from the coding sequence ATGAACGCAGGCATTGTATGGTTGGTTTGTTTTGCATCGGCCATCGCAGCCCTGGTTTGGGCTCGCCGCTTTTACAAGGCGATGATGGAGGCGGACGAAGGAACCGATCTGATGCGAGAAATCGCAGAGAGCGTTCGCCAGGGGGCCGATGCCTATCTGAAGCAACAGTACCGGTGGGTCACGATCGTCTTTATTGTTGTCGCGGCGCTGTTGTCGGTGGCGGCGTATGGCTTCGGTTTGCAGAGCGGTTTTGTGCCGATCGCGTTTGTCACCGGCGGCTTCTTCTCCGGGCTGTGCGGTTGGTTTGGGATGAAGACGGCGACGCAGGCGAGCAGCCGGACCGCCGCCGCGGCTCGACATTCCCTGGACCAAGGCTTGCAGATCGCTTTTCGCAGCGGTGCGGTGATGGGGCTGACCGTCGTCGGGATGGGGCTGATCTATATCACCGTCTGGTTTGCGATCCTGTATTGGATCTGTCCGATGTTGGGGCATCCCCTGTCGCTGCAACAGATCTCGATCGCGATGCTCAGCTTCGGGATGGGAGCCAGTGCCCAAGCGCTGTTCGCTCGCGTCGGCGGCGGCATCTTCACGAAAGCTGCCGATGTCGGAGCCGACCTCGTGGGCAAAGTCGAATCGGACATGCGAGAGGATTCGCCGCAGAATCCGGCCACGATCGCCGATAACGTCGGCGACAACGTAGGCGACGTCGCGGGGATGGGAGCGGATCTGTACGAATCGTATTGCGGTTCGATCTTGGCAGCGTCGGCGCTGGGTGTGGCGGCGATGAGCAATCCGGCGCTGATGCCCGAAGGCGTCTCGGTCGAGTCGGCCCAGTTAGACGCGATGTTGTTGCCGATGGCGATCTCTGGCGTTGGGATCCTGTTGTCGATCGCTGGCATCTATCGCGTTCGGACCGGCGAAAACACTTCACAGACACAACTGCTGCACGCGTTGGCTCGCGGTATCAATTTCTCAGCCGCCTTGGTCGTCGTCGCGGCGGTGTTGGTCAGTCTGTGGCTGATGCCTCGTATTCCCGGCACGATGCTGTGGGGCGTGTTGCCCGGCGTGGCGGTCAGCATCATCGTTGGGCTGGGAGCTGGATGGTTGATCGGCAAGTGGACCGAATACGCGACCAGCGACGAACAGCAACCGACGCGGAAGCTAGCCGAACAAGCGGAGACCGGGCCGGCGACGCTGATCATCTGCGGCATCGCCGACGGCATGATGAGCGTTTGGGTGCCGGTGATCATCGTTTGTGCTGCGACGCTGGCCGCGTACGGCTTCGCCTGCGGCGGTCACTTCAACAACTTTCAATACTTCCCGCTGGGCCTCTACGGCGTTGGCATCGCCGCGGTCGGGATGCTCAGCACGCTCGGGATCACGCTGGCGACCGACGCCTACGGACCGATCGCCGATAATGCTGGCGGCAACGCGGAGATGGCGGGGCTGGAAGAAACCGTTCGCCAACGGACCGACGCGTTGGACAGCTTGGGCAACACGACGGCGGCCACCGGTAAAGGCTTTGCGATCGGTTCGGCAGCCCTCACCGCGTTGGCGTTGTTGGCGGCGTATGTCGAAGGAGTCCGCGACGGCTTTGATCGCTGGGCGACGGCGGAGGTGGTCCAGATCGATGAAGATGGTCTTTATAAGATCGCACCGTCGTTTGCACTCGAAAAAGCTGGCGACGAGATCACCCCGCTGCTGTTGATGCCAACCACATCGCTCGATCCGACGTCGTTGGACGGCTGGAATGCGATCGACACGTCGGCGGGGCCGGCGCGGATCGACGCGGCGGTAGTCTCGCAAATCGAAAACGGTGCCCCTCTGCTCGCGTCGACTCAGGAAAACCTGATCTCCACGCGAACCGCGACGATCCGCGACTTCATGCGTTATTACGACGGGTCGCTGATGAATCCGCGCGTCCTGGTCGGGATGTTCATGGGGGCGATGGCGACGTTCCTGTTCTGTGCGATGACGATGAAAGCTGTCGGCCGCGCCGCGCAAGGCATGGTCCTGGAAGTCCGCCGTCAATTGAAAGAGAACCCGGGGATCAAGACGGGCGAAGTCAAACCCGATTACCAGCGGCCGGTGGAGATCAGCACCAAAGCGGCGCAGCGCGAGATGGTGTTGCCCAGTCTGATCGGGCTGTTGCTGCCGATCGCGATCGGATTGGTGTTGGGCGTAGCAGGGGTGATCGGTCTGTTAGCGGGATGTTTGACCAGCGGGTTCTGCCTGGCGATCTTCATGTCCAACGCTGGCGGTTCATGGGATAACGCCAAGAAATACATCGAGAGTGGTGCGCATGGCGGCAAGGGGAGCGAGGCGCACAAAGCGGCAGTTGTTGGCGATACCGTCGGCGATCCGTTCAAAGATACCAGCGGCCCCAGCCTGAACATCCTGATCAAATTGATGAGCATGGTCAGCGTTGTCGTCGCCGGCCTCGTCGTCCGCTTCAGCCTGGTCGCGATGGGCATTCTGTAG
- a CDS encoding NUDIX hydrolase, producing MAERIVFEGIRFNVHEIDVPTADGSPIKRHVARHPGAVVIAPLLDNDRVVLIQNTRATVGKTLMELPAGTREPNETAEVTAARELIEETGYRAGKLTRALQFYASPGITDELMHLFIAEDLTEGDHAREAGEAIVNRITTWAEIDAMIDRGEFEDGKTLTGLLWVRRWLDRQNR from the coding sequence GTGGCCGAACGTATCGTTTTTGAAGGTATCCGGTTTAATGTCCATGAGATTGATGTGCCGACGGCTGACGGTAGCCCAATCAAGCGGCATGTCGCTCGACATCCCGGCGCGGTGGTGATCGCGCCGCTGTTGGACAACGATCGCGTCGTGTTGATTCAAAACACGCGAGCCACCGTTGGCAAGACGTTGATGGAGTTGCCCGCCGGGACACGTGAACCCAACGAAACTGCCGAAGTCACAGCGGCTCGCGAATTGATCGAAGAGACCGGATATCGCGCCGGCAAACTGACGCGGGCTCTCCAGTTCTACGCTTCGCCAGGGATCACCGACGAATTGATGCATCTGTTTATCGCCGAGGATCTGACCGAAGGGGATCATGCGCGAGAAGCGGGCGAAGCGATCGTGAACCGGATCACCACCTGGGCGGAGATCGACGCGATGATCGATCGCGGCGAATTCGAAGATGGCAAAACGCTGACCGGCCTGCTGTGGGTTCGCCGTTGGCTGGACCGCCAAAACCGCTAA
- a CDS encoding M24 family metallopeptidase: MQTTTLLAGIPAENASLFHRMPLSVGDPAAWIQVDGETTVIVRDIEVDRARRQLTANHFGSPGEYAPAGGLSPDRATATAQAVAEFLARKKIASIQTDRTLPFIFAWHIQQAGIEIAYNADLGVIDRRSKSDRELECLQTAQEMTQRAMELACRTIAASTANASGQLVHEGELLTSERVKAIAAQFFLEHNFAMEHGSIVATAPEVADCHHAGAGPLRTEVPIVVDLFPRDLSSRYWGDCTRTVVHGQASEEVKQMHAAVVQAKAAATAALRVGNTGDAVHQASTDVLLDRGYPLSRGTVTDHPSIQHGTGHGIGLEIHEPILLDDGGPEILPNEVLTIEPGLYGRNVGGVRVEDMVAATTDGPVVFGTLHQGLDWK; this comes from the coding sequence ATGCAAACCACCACGCTGTTAGCCGGAATCCCCGCCGAAAACGCCTCGCTGTTTCACCGCATGCCGTTGTCCGTCGGCGATCCCGCGGCTTGGATCCAAGTCGATGGTGAGACGACGGTGATCGTGCGCGACATCGAAGTCGACCGCGCGCGGCGACAACTGACTGCCAACCATTTCGGTTCGCCCGGCGAATACGCTCCCGCTGGTGGGCTGAGTCCCGATCGCGCGACCGCGACGGCTCAAGCAGTTGCCGAGTTCTTGGCTCGCAAAAAGATCGCATCGATTCAAACCGATCGCACGCTGCCGTTCATCTTCGCTTGGCACATCCAACAAGCGGGAATCGAGATCGCCTACAACGCCGACCTGGGCGTGATCGATCGCCGCAGCAAGAGCGACCGCGAACTGGAATGTTTGCAAACGGCTCAAGAGATGACGCAGCGGGCGATGGAATTGGCGTGCCGCACGATCGCCGCAAGCACCGCCAATGCCAGCGGCCAATTGGTGCACGAAGGGGAATTGTTGACCAGCGAACGCGTCAAAGCGATCGCCGCGCAGTTCTTTCTCGAGCACAACTTTGCCATGGAACATGGATCGATCGTCGCGACAGCTCCCGAAGTCGCCGACTGTCACCACGCCGGCGCGGGGCCGCTGAGAACCGAGGTGCCGATCGTCGTCGATCTGTTCCCGCGCGATTTGTCCAGCCGCTACTGGGGCGATTGCACGCGGACTGTCGTTCACGGGCAAGCGTCCGAAGAGGTCAAGCAGATGCACGCGGCGGTGGTTCAGGCCAAAGCCGCTGCGACGGCTGCGCTGCGAGTGGGAAACACCGGCGACGCGGTGCACCAAGCGTCGACCGACGTCTTGCTCGACCGCGGCTATCCGCTGTCGCGCGGCACGGTCACCGACCATCCATCGATTCAACACGGCACCGGGCACGGGATCGGGCTGGAGATTCACGAACCGATTCTGTTGGACGACGGCGGCCCTGAGATTCTGCCGAATGAAGTCCTGACGATCGAGCCCGGTTTGTATGGTCGCAACGTCGGCGGTGTCCGTGTGGAGGACATGGTTGCCGCGACCACCGACGGCCCGGTCGTCTTCGGCACCTTGCATCAAGGACTCGATTGGAAGTGA